One Streptomyces sp. RPA4-2 genomic window carries:
- a CDS encoding SMP-30/gluconolactonase/LRE family protein, translating into MRNKLAVLASAVTLAATTAVTALTQISAAAATGPAGTAPVAAPRIAAHFDLARGQMPENIALEPDGTADVTFAAARQVAAVGPTGRTRVLATLPAPADGGVHTPALGFALTTGIVRAHDGTLYFLYASGTPDLTGVWRLRPGGTPHRVTALPADGLPNGLALDEHHHRLYIADSVRGEILTVPTAGGDPTTWSAAPELAATGFLGVNGLKIHRGALWATNLDRGTVLRIPFGPGGRPGPVRTTATGLTGIDDFAFTGRGDEILAALDGPGTVVRIRPDGTSSTVLTAADGLQNPTSVALRRGTLYVLSAAYTTATDPNLLLAPVPGRVAGTGDPAGGHR; encoded by the coding sequence ATGAGAAACAAACTCGCCGTACTGGCCAGTGCCGTCACCCTCGCCGCGACGACCGCGGTCACGGCCCTCACCCAGATCTCGGCCGCGGCCGCGACGGGGCCGGCCGGGACGGCGCCGGTCGCGGCACCCCGTATCGCCGCGCACTTCGACCTGGCACGGGGGCAGATGCCGGAGAACATCGCGCTGGAGCCCGACGGCACGGCCGACGTCACCTTCGCGGCCGCCCGTCAGGTGGCCGCCGTCGGCCCGACCGGCAGGACCCGCGTCCTGGCCACCCTGCCGGCACCGGCCGACGGCGGCGTCCACACCCCGGCCCTCGGCTTCGCCCTGACCACGGGCATCGTCCGGGCCCACGACGGCACGCTGTACTTCCTCTACGCGAGCGGCACCCCGGATCTGACCGGCGTGTGGCGGCTGCGTCCGGGCGGCACCCCGCACCGCGTCACGGCGCTCCCCGCGGACGGCCTGCCCAACGGACTGGCACTGGACGAGCACCACCACCGGCTCTACATCGCCGACTCCGTACGGGGAGAGATTCTCACCGTGCCCACCGCGGGCGGTGACCCCACCACCTGGTCCGCCGCGCCCGAACTCGCCGCGACCGGCTTCCTCGGGGTCAACGGCCTGAAGATCCACCGCGGTGCGCTGTGGGCGACCAACCTCGACCGCGGCACCGTCCTGCGCATCCCGTTCGGGCCCGGGGGCCGGCCCGGACCGGTCCGCACCACGGCGACGGGTCTGACCGGTATCGACGACTTCGCCTTCACCGGCCGCGGCGACGAGATCCTGGCGGCGCTCGACGGCCCCGGCACGGTCGTACGCATCCGGCCCGACGGCACCTCCTCGACCGTCCTCACCGCCGCGGACGGACTGCAGAACCCGACCTCGGTCGCGCTGCGCCGCGGCACCCTCTACGTCCTGAGCGCCGCGTACACGACGGCCACCGACCCCAACCTCCTGCTCGCCCCCGTACCCGGCCGAGTGGCGGGCACGGGGGACCCGGCCGGCGGCCACCGGTAA